From the genome of Methylocystis heyeri:
CTCGCCAGCGGCGCGAGGCTCGTCGGCAAGGCCCATATGGACGAGATGGCCTATAGCCTGTTCGGCGCCAACCATCACTACGGCGCGCCGGAGAACCCCAAGGCTCCGGGGCGCCTTACCGGAGGGTCGTCCTCGGGTTCGGCCGCGGCGGTTGCGGGGGGCCTCGCCGATTTCGCCCTCGGCACCGACACGGCCGGATCATGCCGCGCGCCGGCCTCTTTTTGCGGCGTCTATGGTTTTCGTCCCTCGCATGGGGCGGTGTCGTCGGAGGGCGTCGTTCCGCTGGCGCGGTCGCTGGATACGGTCGGCTGGTTTGCGCGCGATATTTCGGTTTTCGAAAGGGTCGCCGGCGTCTTGCTGCCCGACGACATCGATGGCGCGCCCTTTGGGACCGCGCTGCTCCCGATCGAGGCTCTGGCCGACTGCCCGGCTCGGGAACTCGCTTTGTTCAAATCTGCGCTGGAGCTGCTGGCGCCGCTCTTTAGAGTGTTTTCGAGCGAAGTGGATACCGGCTCGCGTGAAGAAAACACGATAAAACAGGGGGATCTAGACTCTTTCCGGTTCAATCCGAACCGGAAAGAGTCTAGGGTGCGCGAGGTCGAGCTGCCGCAGGCGTTCTCGGCGCAGGCGCTGGGCCATTTCCGCAATCTTCAGGCCTATGAAGCCAATCAGTCCCAGGGGGGCTGGATCGCCTCGGCGCGGCCGGAACTGGGGCCGGGCGTCGCCGAGCGCTTCGCTTACGCCGCCACGGTGACGAAGGACCAGAAAGCCCAAGCCGACGCCTTTCGCCTCGAAGCGAAGGCGGAGATCGAGGCGCTGCTCGGCGAGGACGGCTTTTTCATCCTGCCGACGACGCCTTTCTTCGCGCCGCCGCTCGATGAGAGCGCCGAAGAGCTGGACCGCAAGCGCTACCAGATGTTCCCGCTGTTCATCACGGCGAGCTTTTTCGGCCTGCCCCAGATCAGCCTGCCGCTTGCGGGCGGCGCGCTTCCTCTAGGGTTGTCGTTGATCGGCCGGCGCTGGTCGGACCGCAATCTGCTGGTTTTGGCGCAGAAGGCGGCGGCGTTGCTGGGATCGGAATAGCCTTCGGCGGATTCTTTTTTTCGCGTGAGATGAGCCAACCCGCCGGCAGACGGGTCGGCTCGCGCAAAAAATATTGGAACGACGGACGGGAATCAGGCCGGCTCCCAAGCGCGCCTGGAGGCGAGCTTTTCCGCCTGAGCGCCGGCGCGCAACCGAGCAGGGCGGTTCTCCAGGCCGCTCCAATAGGCCTCGAATTCCGGACGCTTCTCGATCACGTCGTAGCGCAGGCCGAAACCGATCATCGACCCGACATAGACGTCGGCGGCCGTGAAATTCTCTCCGGCGATATAGCGACGATCCGCTACAGTCTTTGCGAGGACATCGATCACGGCCGCGTAGGAACCATAGCCGAAGCGCCCCTGCATCTCCGGCGTCGGATCCCAGCCGGCGGCTTTATTGCTCATCGCTGCTTCCACGCATCCAGCGGCGAAAAAGAGCCATTTGTAGTATTCGCCGCGCTCGGCGGGGGCCGGCGCGAGTCCGGCTTCGGGGAACGCATCGGCGAGATAAGCGCAAATGGCCGCGGTTTCCGTGACCACCGTGTCGCCGTGTTTGATGGCCGGGACTTTGCCCATCGGGTTGATGGCCAGATATTCCGGCGCCTTCATCGTGGTTCCATATTCCTTGACCTCGACCGAATAAGGGACGCCGATTTCTTCCAGCATCCAATGCACGATCATGCCGCGGGACTGAGGATTGGTGTAGAAAACGAGCTCTTTCGCCATGGCTTCTCCTTTGGCCTCGTTTGAGGCGGGCCGACGATAAGCGAGCATGCTGTCAGTTTCTGTCAGCATGCTCCGGCGCCATTGCTTCAAGAGCGTCCGGCGCGGCTGTGGCGGCGCATCCTGCAGGATTTCAGCTCCCTCGATTCGGTCGGCGCGAAAATGGCGGAAGGCCGACCGAAGCTCGCACCAGCCCGCAAGAACGCGAGTCGATTCGAAAAAGCCGAGCGCCACGGGCCAGACGACCCGGTCGGTGCGCGCGCCCTTCTCGTCTCGATAGGAAATCGCGAGCTTGCGCTCATCGCGCAGCGCCCGGCGCAGAAGCTTCAGATCGACATGGTGAGGGCGCTCCCACCCTGGGCCGACGAGAAGCGCCTCGTCGTTCAAATCGGCCCGCAGATCCTCCGGGAGAACCGCTGAAAGCTTGGCGACAGCGTTGCGAGCCGCGTCCGAAAGCGCGTCGTCGGTGCGGCGCGACACCCATTTCGCGCCCAAGGCGAGCGCCTCTATCTCCTCCCTGGAGAACATGAGGGGCGGCAGAAGGAACCCGGGCCGCAGGACATAGCCGACGCCCGCCTCTCCTTCGATTTCGGCCCCCATCGCCTGTAAGGCGGCGATGTCACGGTACAGCGTGCGCAGGGAAACGCCGGCCTCGCGCGCGAGCTCCGCTCCGCTGACTGGCCGGCGGCGGCGGCGTAGCGCCTGCAAGATATCGAATAATCTATGGGTGCGGGACATGGCGCCGGGATTTTTAGCCTCAAGGGCGGATAGCGTGTTTTCGAGCGAAGTGGATACCGGTTCGCGTGAAGAAAACACGATCAAGAAACGGGGGGCTGGGGCCTTTCCGGTTCAACCTGAATCGGAAAGACCCCAGGTTCCGCTTGCCTCGATCATGGCGAAATATTTTTGAAAGGCCACCTTCCCGCACAGCAGCGATCGGATGCGCGCATCGCTCCGGGGGACGTCATGGCCGGGACTTAGAGGGATAATTGACGATAATTCACCCCGCCGCTTCGCGGCGACCCTCCCCCTCGACGGGAGGGTAAGCGCCTTTCGCCCAATCGCGCTGGGCCTGAGTTCGACCGCCGTGCGCTGGCGTAAAGGCGCCCCGCCCTTTACCGCCGCGCCAAAAACTCCTTGATGCGGACCGCGAGGCGGTCCCGCACCTCGCGATAGGCCTGAAGCATGGTTTCGCGGGAGCCTTGCACCGCGGTGGCGTCGGGCGTCGGCCAATAGATCACCTCGACCGCCATGGTTCTCGTGAACTCCAGGGCGCGATGGTGCGCCTCGGGGGACAGCGTGACGATCACGTCGAAATTGGAATCCTCGAGGTCCTCGAAGGTGTGGGGCTTGTGGCGGGTCAGGTCGACGCCGATTTCGTCCATGGCGGCCATGGCGAAGGCGTCGGGTTCGCCGCGCTTCAATCCGGCCGAGGCAAAATAGATGTCGCGCCCGAAATAATGCCGCGCCAGGGCCTCGGCCATGGGCGAGCGCACGGTGTTGAGCGTGCAGGCGAACAGAACCGATTGCGGGCGCGCCGCCCGGGGCTGCGCCGCATTGTCTTGCGCCGCCATAGCCTTCAGCCCCTCCAGTGCAGAGCCGTGACCAGGGTGAAGATCCGCCGGGCGGTGTCGATGTCGGTGTCGATCTTGCCCTTGAGACGCTCCAGCAGAAGATGCGCGCCCTCGTTGTGCAGTCCGCGCCGGCCCATGTCGATCGCTTCGATCCGGCTCGGCGTCGCGCTGCGAATGGCTGCGTAATAGGATTCGC
Proteins encoded in this window:
- a CDS encoding HTH domain-containing protein yields the protein MSRTHRLFDILQALRRRRRPVSGAELAREAGVSLRTLYRDIAALQAMGAEIEGEAGVGYVLRPGFLLPPLMFSREEIEALALGAKWVSRRTDDALSDAARNAVAKLSAVLPEDLRADLNDEALLVGPGWERPHHVDLKLLRRALRDERKLAISYRDEKGARTDRVVWPVALGFFESTRVLAGWCELRSAFRHFRADRIEGAEILQDAPPQPRRTLLKQWRRSMLTETDSMLAYRRPASNEAKGEAMAKELVFYTNPQSRGMIVHWMLEEIGVPYSVEVKEYGTTMKAPEYLAINPMGKVPAIKHGDTVVTETAAICAYLADAFPEAGLAPAPAERGEYYKWLFFAAGCVEAAMSNKAAGWDPTPEMQGRFGYGSYAAVIDVLAKTVADRRYIAGENFTAADVYVGSMIGFGLRYDVIEKRPEFEAYWSGLENRPARLRAGAQAEKLASRRAWEPA
- a CDS encoding amidase family protein encodes the protein MMKKCHALTTPLDIAGREGGLLAGLSFVVKENIDVAGHVTTNGQPAFAATHPPAGLSAPAVERLLASGARLVGKAHMDEMAYSLFGANHHYGAPENPKAPGRLTGGSSSGSAAAVAGGLADFALGTDTAGSCRAPASFCGVYGFRPSHGAVSSEGVVPLARSLDTVGWFARDISVFERVAGVLLPDDIDGAPFGTALLPIEALADCPARELALFKSALELLAPLFRVFSSEVDTGSREENTIKQGDLDSFRFNPNRKESRVREVELPQAFSAQALGHFRNLQAYEANQSQGGWIASARPELGPGVAERFAYAATVTKDQKAQADAFRLEAKAEIEALLGEDGFFILPTTPFFAPPLDESAEELDRKRYQMFPLFITASFFGLPQISLPLAGGALPLGLSLIGRRWSDRNLLVLAQKAAALLGSE
- a CDS encoding low molecular weight phosphatase family protein, encoding MAAQDNAAQPRAARPQSVLFACTLNTVRSPMAEALARHYFGRDIYFASAGLKRGEPDAFAMAAMDEIGVDLTRHKPHTFEDLEDSNFDVIVTLSPEAHHRALEFTRTMAVEVIYWPTPDATAVQGSRETMLQAYREVRDRLAVRIKEFLARR